In Trifolium pratense cultivar HEN17-A07 linkage group LG7, ARS_RC_1.1, whole genome shotgun sequence, a genomic segment contains:
- the LOC123899450 gene encoding xylulose 5-phosphate/phosphate translocator, chloroplastic: MLSLNVFPPTSSSYSVTVTKPNHHFSINASHKLKPNLLNSFQSSNLSLKPISQIHHSLTNSPSFSRFLSHPFEFSPKPTTQFLKAVSDEGESSPQEVNPNPKPKNIKKLVLVFGFWYFQNIVFNIYNKKVLNIFPFPWLLASFQLFVGSIWMLVLWSFKLQPCPKISKPFIFALLGPALFHTIGHISACVSFSKVAVSFTHVIKSAEPVFSVIFSSVLGDRYPIQVWLSILPIVLGCSLAAVTEVSFNVQGLWCALISNFGFVLRNIYSKKSLQNFKEVDGLNLYGWITILSLLYLFPVAIFVEGSQWIPGYYKALEAIGKPSTFYIWVLVSGVFYHLYNQSSYQALDEISPLTFSVGNTMKRVVVIVSSVLVFRNPVRPLNGLGSAIAILGTFLYSQATAAKKAKKIEGEKSS, translated from the coding sequence atgtTATCTTTGAATGTTTTTCCACCAACATCATCATCGTACTCTGTCACTGTCACAAAACCAAATCACCATTTTTCCATCAATGCATCTCACAAACTCAAACCAAATCTTCTCAACAGCTTTCAAAGTTCCAATCTTTCTCTCAAACCCATATCTCAGATCCATCATTCACTCACAAATTCACCTTCTTTCAGCAGATTCCTCTCACACCCTTTTGAATTTTCACCAAAACCCACAACCCAATTTCTCAAAGCTGTTTCTGATGAAGGAGAATCTTCACCTCAAGAGGTTAATCCTAATCCTaaacctaaaaatatcaaaaaactTGTTTTGGTTTTTGGGTTTTGGTACTTTCAAAACATTGTTTTCaacatttataataaaaaagttttgAACATTTTTCCATTTCCATGGCTTCTTGCTTCTTTTCAGCTTTTTGTTGGTTCAATTTGGATGCTTGTTCTTTGGTCTTTTAAGCTTCAACCTTGTCCAAAAATCTCAAAACCTTTCATTTTTGCACTTCTTGGACCTGCTTTGTTTCACACAATTGGTCACATTTCAGCTTGTGTTTCATTCTCTAAGGTTGCTGTTTCATTCACACATGTTATTAAATCTGCTGAACCTGTTTTCTCTGTCATATTTTCTTCTGTTCTTGGTGATAGATATCCAATTCAAGTTTGGCTTTCAATTTTACCAATTGTTCTTGGTTGTTCTTTAGCTGCTGTTACTGAAGTTTCTTTCAATGTTCAAGGATTATGGTGTGCACTTATTAGCAATTTTGGTTTTGTATTAAGGAACATTTATTCGAAAAAAAGTTTGCAAAATTTCAAAGAAGTTGATGGATTAAACTTATATGGTTGGATTACTATATTGTCATTGTTGTATCTTTTTCCGGTAGCTATTTTTGTCGAAGGATCTCAATGGATTCCGGGGTATTATAAGGCATTAGAAGCTATTGGAAAGCCTTCGACTTTTTATATTTGGGTTTTGGTTTCGGGCGTGTTTTATCATCTTTATAATCAATCATCTTACCAAGCATTGGATGAAATTAGTCCGTTAACTTTCTCCGTTGGAAATACAATGAAGAGAGTTGTGGTTATCGTGTCTTCGGTTTTGGTGTTCAGAAATCCAGTTCGACCTCTTAATGGTCTTGGTTCTGCCATTGCTATTCTTGGGACTTTTCTTTATTCACAAGCTACGGCTGCAAAGAAAGCGAAGAAAATTGAAGGTGAAAAGAGTAGTTAG
- the LOC123898540 gene encoding uncharacterized protein LOC123898540: MFECYATKQTEHETRRTTVHKLFLLSPPPSLKSSSYCTLMAAIISRRLRLTSSILKPCQFPIFQSITHNPSSSSFPHFFSQLTTPSKPTSHLNLYPFSSHKVSIFNNPFLHFTKPKFLSSSEKDSNSSPYPSENPNFKHQEIEEPTVERDLSPLANETRDVLEGMMKNIYGLSRVIALMGLVQLGVGGWITYITKSSPITEVSVQSFLAFAFPFSLAFMLRQSLKPMHFFKKMEEQGRLQILTLTLQVAKQLNVLFVRVKGVSFLCILGLSAGLLFAVFSR, encoded by the coding sequence ATGTTCGAATGCTATGCTACTAAACAAACAGAACACGAGACGAGACGCACGACAGTTCATAAGCTGTTCCTCTTGTCGCCGCCGCCGTCTCTCAAATCATCATCGTACTGTACTCTAATGGCCGCCATCATTTCAAGAAGATTAAGGCTAACTTCTTCAATCCTAAAACCTTGTCAATTTCCAATCTTTCAATCCATAACCCACAacccatcttcttcttcttttccacACTTTTTCTCTCAATTAACAACCCCTTCAAAGCCCACTTCACATCTCAATCTATATCCCTTTTCATCAcacaaagtttcaatttttaacaACCCTTTTCTTCATTTCACAAAACCCAAGTTTTTATCATCATCAGAAAAAGATTCAAACTCAAGCCCATACCCAAGTGAAAATCCAAATTTCAAACACCAAGAAATTGAAGAACCAACAGTAGAAAGAGATTTATCACCACTTGCTAATGAGacaagagatgttcttgaagggATGATGAAGAACATTTATGGATTAAGCAGAGTTATTGCTTTAATGGGTCTTGTTCAGCTTGGTGTTGGAGGTTGGATAACATACATAACCAAATCTTCACCAATTACTGAGGTTTCTGTTCAAAGCTTTTTGGCTTTtgcttttcctttttctttggctTTTATGTTACGTCAAAGTTTGAAGCCAATGCATTTCTTTAAGAAAATGGAGGAACAAGGTAGGTTGCAGATTCTTACACTTACACTTCAAGTTGCTAAACAGTTGAATGTTTTGTTTGTTAGGGTTAAAGGGGTTTCTTTTCTTTGTATTCTTGGTTTGTCTGCTGGATTGCTTTTTGCTGTGTTTTCTAGATga
- the LOC123896845 gene encoding BRISC and BRCA1-A complex member 2 translates to MGAGTENVPPFIGAQLNHLLSHSRPPLKIDQMWSSDKYNSGLIDRFTLLIPYCLDFIKWDVIFDAESPTTVPDVIFGPEDEHFHPFHMSPSVEPNTNSSLLSDWNYKDPACLLNLIQFLRDQYVLYQGKRVGEVDDDRLKFEVSTIVSREGLEMHMCSFADKSEEVKFAVPLLDMNINKMVSGCPWKQLQKIYLQVVYPVGRKYMSASSAPRLKLVSSFELKALYSVDDVKLPSWLDGMCLAEYLPNLEEYLEKQVLEAVSLIDVRRRFIEALAVPLGRPVEADPVFCRKATFLSASGVFTFLVHFLIPSQFPKQQPAIMLQSSQHFNSQMAPIKSRPISDYPWSPRWEPSLMAERIFEFLTDEALTFKRQCSEGQVQL, encoded by the exons ATGGGTGCAGGTACCGAAAACGTGCCACCGTTCATCGGAGCTCAATTGAATCACCTCCTTTCTCACTCCCGTCCGCCCCTCAAG ATTGATCAAATGTGGTCAAGCGACAAATACAATTCTGGACTCATTGATCGATTCACACTCCTCATTCCTTATTGCTTAGATTTCATCAAAT GGGATGTTATATTTGATGCTGAATCTCCTACTACTGTACCCGATGTTATTTTTGGACCTGAAGATGAACATTTTCATCCTTTTCATATGTCACCTTCTGTTGAACCTAATACTAATAGCTCCTTATTGTCTGATTGGAATTACAAAGACCCTGCTTGTCTCTTGAACCTTATTCAATTCTTGAG GGACCAGTATGTGTTGTATCAAGGGAAGCGTGTTGGAGAAGTTGATGACGATAGGTTGAAATTTGAAGTCAGTACGATTGTTTCTAGGGag GGACTAGAAATGCACATGTGTTCTTTTGCTGACAAG TCAGAGGAGGTTAAATTTGCTGTTCCCCTACTGGACATGAACATAAACAAGATGGTGTCTGGCTGTCCCTGGAAACAATTGCAGAAGATATACTTACaa GTTGTATATCCTGTTGGGAGAAAATATATGTCTGCATCTTCAGCTCCTCGCCTGAAGTTAGTATCTTCTTTTGAGTTGAAAGCCCTATATTCCGTCGATGATGTTAAGCTGCCATCTTGGTTGGATGGGAT GTGCTTGGCAGAATACCTTCCAAATCTAGAAGAATATCTTGAGAAACAG GTCCTCGAGGCTGTTTCATTAATTGATGTTAGAAGGCGCTTCATTGAAGCGTTAGCTGTTCCATTAGGAAGGCCAGTTGAAGCTGATCCT GTCTTTTGCAGAAAGGCAACTTTTCTGTCTGCCTCTGGAGTTTTTACATTTCTG GTACACTTCCTAATTCCAAGTCAGTTTCCAAAGCAACAGCCAGCTATTATGCTTCAAAGTTCACAG CATTTTAATTCGCAAATGGCACCTATCAAGTCACGTCCCATTTCTGATTATCCATGGAGTCCAAGATGGGAACCATCATTGATGGCTGAGCGAATTTT TGAGTTTCTGACAGACGAGGCCTTGACATTCAAGAGGCAATGCAGCGAGGGCCAAGTTCAACTATAA
- the LOC123896843 gene encoding uncharacterized protein At4g37920: MELHLHTSILPSSRYSLPPPLFLSHSSPIKTSLPFSRFNSFPKLQTLTRGNGRGLRPCNYVASQEEEDKSRDVVDDDEKNKMIAVCDKLIGVFMVDKPTPTDWRKLLAFSRNWDNIRPHFFARCQDKALSEADPVMQEKLLRLARKLKEIDEDVKRHNDLLDVIRKDPSEITNIVAKRRKDFTNEFFEHLNTVAQSYYNDAEKQNELVKLGEKCLAAVQAFDGAIENIEQINAAQLKLQDIVNSPSLDAACRKIDNLAGKKELDSTLVLMITKAWAAAKDSNMTKPEVKDILFHLYQTTVANLQRNIPKDVRIVKYLIQIEDPEEQLSALKDAFTPGVELEGPDVDSLYTTPEKLHMWVKSVVDAYHLSKEGTLLREARDMMSPEIIKKLEMLQKVIERKFM, encoded by the exons ATGGAGTTACACTTACACACTTCAATTCTACCGTCATCGCGTTATTCACTTCCACCACCTCTCTTCCTTTCTCATTCTTCACCAATCAAAACCTCACTTCCATTCTCTCGCTTCAATTCCTTCCCCAAACTTCAAACACTAAcaa GAGGAAATGGAAGAGGATTGCGACCATGTAACTATGTAGCTtctcaagaagaagaagataaatcGCGTGATGTGGTAGATGATGATGAGAAGAACAAGATGATTGCAGTTTGTGATAAACTTATTGGTGTTTTCATGGTTGATAAACCTACTCCAACTGATTGGAGAAAGTTGTTGGCTTTTAGTAGAAATTGGGATAATATTAGGCCTCATTTTTTTGCAAGGTGTCAAGATAAAGCGCTTTCTGAAGCcgatcctgttatgcaggaaaAGTTGCTCCGGCTCGCGAGGAAACTCAAAGAG ATTGATGAGGATGTGAAAAGACACAACGATCTTCTGGATGTAATCAGAAAGGATCCATCTGAAATTACTAACATCGTCGCCAAGCGTAGGAAAGATTTTACAAATGAATTCTTTGAGCACCTTAACACAGTGGCTCAATCCTACTATAACGATGCAGAAAAGCAAAATG AACTGGTAAAGCTAGGAGAAAAATGCTTGGCTGCTGTTCAAGCCTTTGATGGTGCAATAGAGAACATTGAACAGATAAATGCTGCACAGCTGAAGTTGCAAGATATTGTCAATTCCCCCTCACTTGATGCTGCCTGTAGGAAGATAGACAATTTGGCTGGAAAAAAAGAACTTGATTCGACATTGGTATTAATGATCACCAAAGCTTGGGCAGCTGCCAAGGATTCTAACATGACGAAACCCGAG GTAAAAGACATCCTCTTTCATTTATACCAGACCACAGTGGCAAATCTTCAGAGAAATATTCCAAAAGACGTTCGAATAGTCAAATATCTTATTCAAATTGAGGATCCTGAGGAGCAGTTATCCGCCCTTAAAGATGCATTTACACCTGGAGTAGAACTTGAAGGACCCGATGTGGATAGTTTGTATAC GACACCAGAGAAGCTTCACATGTGGGTAAAGTCTGTGGTGGATGCTTATCATTTGAGCAAAGAAGGTACCCTCCTTAGGGAAGCAAGGGATATGATGAGTCCAGAAATCATCAAAAAATTGGAGATGTTACAGAAGGTTATCGAAAGGAAATTCATGTGA
- the LOC123898192 gene encoding uncharacterized protein LOC123898192 encodes MTSVSGSMIDLDLKNELRGHEVAIVELKNLPSQRTVYQKNGNLFFRTTVQTAINTEQKQVDSAKAKLKNLNVSS; translated from the exons ATGACGTCAGTCTCTGGTTCGATGATTGATTTGGATCTGAAGAATGAGTTGAGGGGTCATGAAGTCGCCATAGTCGAACTCAAAAACCTTCCTTCTCAAAGA ACTGTCTATCAGAAAAATGGAAACCTGTTTTTTCGTACAACCGTCCAAACAGCAATAAACACTGAGCAGA AACAAGTTGATTCAGCCAAAGCCAAGCTAAAGAATCTgaatgtttcatcatag